From Sulfolobales archaeon:
AACCACCCCAACAAAGATCGGATGATCCTTAAGCTTTTAAACATTCTTAAAGAAAAGGGTCAGGATATCCCTCTCTGTAGGATCGTATATATAGATGATAGAACAATCCATTTAGATGCGATCTATAGAAACATAGGGAGAATCATCTTCCTACAGGCCTGGAGAGACTTTAGAAGCTATGAAGAGGCTATTAGGAAGATAGAATCAAACATTATAGATTGTTATAATCTATAAGGATCAAAAATAATGTTTTGCAGCCGATGGTTTAAGAAATAAGAATCCTTGTAGAGCTAAATACAGCTGGATCGTTTCTAGCAAATTTCTAGCATAAGCCATTGCAATAGTCTTATCTAATCTATTAGATTTATCGATCTATTTCTTTATTAGTCTGCTCATCAGCTCGCTAGAATCGACTACCTCGGCCCCATATACTTTTCTTAAGTATTCAAGTCCCTCTATATGCTCCTTCTCAGTAAAGGCATCAACACCATCTCTAGGTACTATAATCCTATAGCCCTTGAAGAAGGCGTCAGCTGCTGTGTGTCTCACGCATATATTTGTGTGGAGTCCTGTGAGGATTACTGTATCGATCCCTAAGGATCTGAGAAGCATATCTAGTCCTGTTTCGTGGAATGCGCTGTAAGCCCTTTTCTCCAATACATAGTCACCTTCTCTGGGTTTGAGCTCATCGACTATCTCAGCCCCTGTAGTTCCTTTCATTGAATGCTCACCCCATATCCTTATCTCTGGGTCGCTTGGTAGATGTGCATCTCCCACATATATCACGGGTATGCCGTTCTCTCTAGCTTTTTCAATTAATTCCTTTAGCTTTGGAACAAGCTTTTTAGCTCTCTCATTTCCTAGCTTCCCATATACAAAGTCTTTATTCATGTCTAT
This genomic window contains:
- a CDS encoding isochorismatase family cysteine hydrolase — protein: MKPALIVIDMNKDFVYGKLGNERAKKLVPKLKELIEKARENGIPVIYVGDAHLPSDPEIRIWGEHSMKGTTGAEIVDELKPREGDYVLEKRAYSAFHETGLDMLLRSLGIDTVILTGLHTNICVRHTAADAFFKGYRIIVPRDGVDAFTEKEHIEGLEYLRKVYGAEVVDSSELMSRLIKK